A DNA window from Megalobrama amblycephala isolate DHTTF-2021 linkage group LG11, ASM1881202v1, whole genome shotgun sequence contains the following coding sequences:
- the rasl11b gene encoding ras-like protein family member 11B: protein MRLIQNMSTIAEYPSAECPSNRVIKIAVIGGSGVGKTALVVRFLTKRFIGDYERNVGNLYSRELQIDGEQLAIQVQDTPGVQVNANGLSCTDQMSRSIQWADAVVMVYSVTDCRSFDLISQLHQLVSRTHTDRSLPIILVANKADLLHVRRVDAQEGPLLASALGCSFYEVSASEDYSQVHGAFHRLCVDLAKQQPQTPINAASSGTEKKRSPLIPRPKSPNMQDLKRRFKQVLSAKVRTVTSV from the exons ATGCGTCTCATCCAGAACATGTCCACCATTGCGGAGTACCCGAGCGCCGAATGCCCGTCCAACCGGGTCATTAAGATCGCAGTGATCGGCGGAAGTGGGGTCGGCAAAACCG CTCTGGTGGTTCGTTTCCTCACTAAGCGGTTTATTGGTGACTACGAGAGAAACGTCG GCAACCTGTACTCCAGAGAACTGCAGATAGACGGAGAACAACTGGCCATTCAAGTTCAAGACACACCTGGAGTTCAA gtGAACGCTAATGGATTGAGCTGCACTGACCAGATGTCTCGCTCTATTCAATGGGCGGACGCCGTAGTTATGGTGTATTCCGTAACCGACTGCCGAAGCTTTGATCTCATTAGCCAGCTCCACCAGCTTGTTAGCCGCACCCATACGGACAGGTCCTTGCCAATCATCCTAGTGGCcaataaagctgatcttctccACGTGAGGCGTGTGGATGCTCAAGAAGGTCCCCTGCTGGCTTCAGCGCTGGGTTGCTCCTTCTACGAGGTGTCCGCCAGCGAGGACTACAGCCAGGTCCATGGTGCCTTCCACAGACTATGCGTGGATCTGGCCAAACAGCAGCCTCAGACCCCCATCAATGCAGCTTCATCTGGAACAGAGAAGAAAAGATCTCCCCTCATTCCCAGGCCCAAATCTCCCAACATGCAAGACCTGAAGAGGCGCTTCAAACAGGTGCTGTCGGCCAAGGTCCGGACAGTCACTTCAGTGTGA